From the Ruania alkalisoli genome, one window contains:
- a CDS encoding DUF2254 domain-containing protein encodes MAGPRPSPDVHRVTPMGVPAIRAAGPWARLWQPFWAVPLAICLAAVLLGAAMPEIEGAFAGSLPQIFDGGPEGARSVLSTIASAMISVTGLVFSITMVVLQLASSQFSPRVLGNFLHSRVTQITLGVFAASFIFSLTVLRAVRNADGDQEAFVPQISVGLALLLVGLSLISLIAFIREITTAIQVSQVISDIGDTTVRLVEGMRPEPTGEDQHVTGKYAEPDESVTWAPDPDQPRHPVHMGSRHGHLVSIDYAMLLAIATEFDVIVACEIAVGDFRAEQQPLATIWGRSVDSAGGDEVTAAENRVRSAFAFATERSMLQDPAFGIRQLVDIAERALSPGINDPTTAVQVIDELHRILRPLVQQPDARPYITDGDGTLRVVHAPPDVETLLRLAVSEIVHYGSGSVQVPTRMRAMLDDLVAICRVEHRPAVEDLVRQLDPSEAPR; translated from the coding sequence ATGGCTGGACCACGACCCTCCCCGGACGTGCACCGCGTGACGCCGATGGGGGTGCCCGCGATCCGGGCGGCCGGACCCTGGGCCAGGCTGTGGCAACCGTTCTGGGCGGTTCCGCTCGCGATCTGCCTGGCGGCCGTGCTCCTCGGCGCGGCGATGCCTGAGATCGAGGGCGCGTTCGCAGGTTCTTTGCCGCAGATCTTCGATGGTGGCCCCGAGGGTGCCCGCAGCGTGCTCAGCACGATCGCCAGCGCGATGATCTCCGTGACTGGTCTGGTGTTCTCGATCACGATGGTGGTGCTGCAGCTGGCGAGCAGTCAGTTCAGTCCCCGGGTGCTCGGCAACTTCCTGCACAGCAGGGTCACCCAGATCACGCTCGGGGTGTTCGCGGCCTCGTTCATCTTCTCCCTCACGGTGCTGCGTGCGGTGCGCAACGCTGATGGTGACCAGGAAGCGTTCGTGCCGCAGATCTCCGTAGGTCTGGCGCTGCTGCTGGTGGGGCTGAGCCTGATCTCGTTGATCGCCTTCATCCGCGAGATCACCACCGCGATCCAGGTCTCACAGGTGATCTCCGATATCGGGGACACCACCGTACGGTTGGTGGAAGGGATGCGGCCCGAGCCGACGGGGGAGGACCAGCACGTCACCGGCAAGTACGCCGAGCCGGACGAGTCGGTGACCTGGGCGCCCGACCCCGACCAGCCCCGGCACCCGGTGCACATGGGCTCACGGCACGGCCACCTGGTCTCCATCGACTACGCCATGCTGCTCGCGATTGCGACCGAGTTCGATGTGATCGTGGCGTGCGAGATCGCCGTGGGTGACTTCCGCGCCGAACAGCAGCCGCTCGCCACCATCTGGGGCAGGTCAGTGGACTCGGCTGGCGGCGATGAGGTCACGGCCGCCGAGAACCGGGTGCGGTCAGCGTTCGCGTTCGCCACCGAGCGCAGCATGCTCCAGGACCCGGCGTTCGGGATCCGCCAGCTGGTCGACATCGCCGAACGCGCCCTCTCGCCCGGGATCAACGACCCCACGACGGCCGTTCAGGTGATCGACGAACTTCACCGGATCCTGCGCCCGCTCGTTCAGCAGCCGGACGCCCGCCCGTACATCACCGATGGCGACGGCACACTGCGTGTGGTGCACGCGCCTCCTGATGTGGAGACCCTGCTGCGCCTTGCCGTGAGCGAGATCGTCCACTACGGCTCCGGCTCCGTGCAGGTTCCTACCCGGATGCGCGCCATGCTGGATGACCTGGTGGCCATCTGCCGTGTCGAGCACAGGCCCGCCGTGGAGGATCTCGTTCGACAGCTCGACCCCTCTGAGGCGCCCCGGTGA
- a CDS encoding 5-formyltetrahydrofolate cyclo-ligase, with amino-acid sequence MWTLSPSLPDAAGLELEDAKQLVREEVRRHRRDRPERERREAADAIAVHAHALLDGVTTVAAYAARPAEPDTGPLLEVLGEAGVEILLPVLGPGLTRDWAAYRVGDPLAERAPGRPPEPDGPGLGEAAVARADLIFAPALGVDDRGVRLGQGGGWYDRVLTHARPGTPVIAVVFDDERCSDPLPSAPHDRPVDGVLTPSGVEWLRR; translated from the coding sequence ATGTGGACCCTCTCACCCAGCCTCCCCGACGCGGCCGGACTGGAGCTCGAGGACGCGAAACAACTCGTCCGGGAGGAGGTACGCCGTCACCGTCGTGACCGCCCCGAGCGCGAGCGCCGGGAAGCTGCGGACGCCATCGCCGTCCACGCCCACGCCCTGCTGGACGGCGTCACGACCGTGGCCGCCTACGCTGCCCGGCCCGCGGAGCCCGACACGGGGCCGTTGCTGGAGGTACTGGGAGAGGCCGGTGTGGAGATCCTGCTGCCGGTCCTCGGCCCGGGACTGACCCGGGACTGGGCCGCCTACCGGGTTGGGGACCCGCTCGCCGAGCGCGCCCCCGGCCGTCCGCCGGAGCCGGACGGTCCCGGACTCGGTGAGGCGGCGGTCGCGCGGGCGGATCTCATTTTCGCCCCCGCTCTCGGGGTCGACGACCGTGGAGTCCGGCTCGGGCAGGGTGGCGGCTGGTACGACCGCGTACTCACCCACGCACGCCCTGGTACACCGGTGATCGCGGTGGTCTTCGACGATGAACGGTGCTCTGACCCGTTGCCCTCAGCTCCGCACGATCGGCCCGTGGACGGCGTCCTGACACCCTCGGGTGTGGAGTGGCTGCGGCGCTGA
- a CDS encoding C40 family peptidase has protein sequence MTPLTTFGQAVRGPVGRRTAAAVASSGVILGLSASAAIAGPVTPGTVPVRTANLASAVVADDDSIAVSEVVTVAADISWSLGTEVEVSAEAPPPPPPPEPEPEPVTYERETTTTAQASRSAERTEVAAAPAPTTDVSGVRAQIIDIAHRYVGTPYVYGGSTPSGFDCSGFTQYVYAQVGISLPRSSGAQAGAGYRVSASEALPGDLVWWPGHVGIYLGGNQHIAARNPGTPLTAGPIYNSSPSFIRVVG, from the coding sequence GTGACCCCCCTCACGACGTTCGGCCAGGCCGTCCGTGGCCCGGTGGGACGGCGTACGGCAGCAGCCGTGGCTTCCTCCGGCGTGATCCTCGGACTGAGCGCCTCTGCGGCGATCGCGGGTCCGGTGACTCCGGGAACTGTCCCGGTGCGAACCGCGAACCTCGCGTCGGCCGTCGTTGCTGACGACGACTCGATCGCCGTCTCCGAGGTTGTCACCGTCGCGGCTGACATCTCCTGGAGCCTCGGCACCGAGGTTGAGGTCTCCGCCGAGGCTCCGCCACCTCCGCCGCCGCCGGAGCCCGAGCCCGAGCCCGTCACCTACGAGCGTGAGACGACCACGACGGCGCAGGCATCCCGGAGCGCCGAGCGCACCGAGGTCGCCGCGGCCCCGGCGCCGACGACCGATGTCTCCGGTGTTCGCGCCCAGATCATCGACATCGCGCACCGCTACGTCGGAACGCCGTACGTCTACGGCGGTAGCACTCCTTCCGGCTTCGACTGCTCTGGGTTCACCCAGTACGTCTACGCCCAGGTCGGTATCTCCCTGCCGCGTTCCTCCGGTGCGCAGGCCGGTGCCGGGTACCGTGTGTCGGCCTCCGAGGCGCTCCCGGGCGACCTGGTCTGGTGGCCTGGTCACGTCGGAATCTACCTCGGTGGCAACCAGCACATCGCGGCTCGCAACCCCGGGACGCCGCTGACTGCTGGCCCGATCTACAACTCGAGTCCGTCCTTTATCCGCGTGGTCGGCTGA
- a CDS encoding penicillin acylase family protein, with protein sequence MSGTTVLRRAGLGLAVVLVIALVVATVATFTFVRRPLPDHGGTASLPGLGGAVEVIRDERGIPHLYADTATDLFMAQGYVHAQDRFFEMDYRRHLTAGRLAELVGPAESAITADQVIRTMGWRRVAEQEWDLLEPETRTYLTAYADGVNAYLAERSPSSLALEYTVLGLQVEVEDIAPWHPVDSLAWLKAMAWDLVGNYGEELERAAAYGQTGDVDMVAQLFPEYPAERNLPILPTAAEIEANAQLAADADSTASTGTDADASAPGGATSTEVLTTDATAALESTLSALAAVPHPLGSGDGIGSNSWVVSGEHTESGLPLLANDPHLSPSVPGIWYQAGLHCRSTGPECPFDVSGFTFAGMPGVIIGHNADLSWGLTNLTADSSDFFLERTYPDGTYLYDGGRQRLTERVETIEVNGGEPIELTIRSTEHGPIVSDVLTSTREAGQMPLPEISPPPGSGGFAVALSWTALEPGRTMDAVFAINTSAGADDIAAAAALFEVPTQNIVFATTAGDIGYQAPGRIPVREEVQDGVVPADGSWPRPGWDPRYDWQGYLDPADLPSVINPDSGVIVAANQPVLAPERYPDFGSDFAYGYRAQQIYDRISEMVETGPVGAEEMALIQADETDPAAEMLVPVLRDIEFADEDFADSELDADFVNEALDLFEDWDYVNDTDSAAAAYFASVWANLLRLTFWDQLPADHRPSGGSRWIEAVRGLLADEDSPWWDDRATLNVVEQRDEVLGEALIDARVQLTVSLGKDPQDWRWGGVHTLTPTHEVLGGDAAPAIVADYMNLPTAELGGGPSIVNANGWRADAWTEGYPDFAVTAVPSMRMVVDMADLDASTWVNLTGSSGHRASGHYGDQYEAWAAGETYPWPFSRSAVEAAEQQRLTLRP encoded by the coding sequence GTGTCTGGGACAACAGTGCTCCGCCGAGCAGGGCTCGGCCTGGCAGTCGTGCTCGTGATCGCACTGGTCGTCGCCACGGTGGCCACCTTCACTTTCGTGCGCCGCCCGCTGCCCGACCACGGGGGCACCGCCTCCTTGCCCGGGCTCGGTGGCGCCGTCGAGGTGATTCGGGATGAACGTGGCATCCCGCACCTGTACGCCGACACCGCGACCGACCTGTTCATGGCCCAGGGCTACGTCCACGCTCAGGACCGGTTTTTCGAGATGGACTACCGGCGCCACCTGACGGCAGGGCGCCTGGCCGAGCTCGTGGGACCGGCCGAGAGCGCCATTACCGCCGATCAGGTCATCCGCACGATGGGATGGCGGCGGGTGGCCGAGCAGGAATGGGACCTGCTCGAACCCGAGACCCGCACCTACCTGACCGCCTACGCCGACGGGGTGAACGCCTACCTCGCCGAGCGCTCGCCCAGCAGCCTCGCCCTCGAGTACACCGTGCTCGGTCTCCAGGTCGAGGTTGAGGACATCGCACCATGGCACCCGGTGGACTCCCTCGCCTGGCTCAAGGCCATGGCCTGGGATCTCGTGGGCAACTACGGTGAGGAACTCGAACGGGCCGCCGCGTACGGGCAGACCGGTGACGTGGACATGGTTGCCCAGCTCTTCCCGGAGTATCCAGCCGAACGGAACCTGCCCATCCTGCCGACCGCCGCCGAGATCGAGGCGAATGCTCAACTCGCCGCGGACGCCGATTCCACAGCGAGTACCGGTACCGACGCCGATGCCTCGGCGCCCGGAGGAGCCACCAGCACCGAGGTGCTCACCACCGACGCCACTGCAGCGTTGGAGTCCACGCTCTCGGCGCTCGCTGCCGTTCCGCACCCGCTCGGCAGCGGCGACGGTATCGGCTCCAACTCCTGGGTGGTCTCCGGCGAACACACCGAGTCCGGGCTGCCGCTGCTGGCCAACGACCCGCATCTGAGTCCGTCCGTCCCTGGCATCTGGTACCAGGCTGGGCTGCACTGCCGCAGCACTGGCCCGGAGTGCCCCTTCGACGTCAGCGGATTCACCTTCGCCGGGATGCCCGGGGTGATCATCGGTCACAACGCGGATCTCTCCTGGGGGCTGACGAACCTGACCGCCGATAGCAGCGACTTCTTCCTGGAGCGCACCTACCCGGACGGCACCTACCTGTACGACGGTGGGCGTCAGCGCCTCACCGAACGGGTCGAGACCATCGAGGTCAACGGGGGTGAGCCGATCGAGCTGACGATCCGATCCACCGAGCACGGTCCGATCGTCTCCGACGTGCTCACCTCGACCCGGGAAGCCGGCCAGATGCCGCTCCCGGAGATCTCACCACCGCCAGGCAGCGGCGGTTTCGCGGTGGCGCTCTCCTGGACGGCGCTGGAACCGGGCCGCACCATGGACGCGGTGTTCGCGATCAACACCTCCGCTGGTGCCGATGACATCGCCGCCGCGGCCGCCCTGTTCGAGGTGCCGACGCAGAACATCGTGTTCGCCACGACCGCCGGTGACATCGGCTATCAGGCGCCGGGTCGCATCCCCGTGCGCGAGGAGGTGCAAGACGGCGTGGTGCCCGCCGACGGGTCGTGGCCGCGACCGGGCTGGGATCCGCGTTATGACTGGCAGGGGTACCTGGATCCCGCCGATCTGCCCTCCGTGATCAATCCGGACTCGGGCGTGATCGTGGCCGCCAACCAGCCGGTGCTCGCTCCCGAGCGGTATCCCGACTTCGGAAGCGATTTCGCGTACGGTTACCGGGCGCAGCAGATCTACGACCGGATCTCCGAGATGGTGGAGACCGGTCCCGTGGGCGCCGAGGAGATGGCGCTCATCCAGGCCGATGAGACCGACCCTGCGGCCGAGATGCTGGTGCCGGTGCTGCGCGACATCGAATTCGCTGACGAGGACTTCGCCGATTCCGAGCTCGATGCGGACTTCGTGAACGAGGCGCTGGACCTCTTCGAGGACTGGGACTACGTCAACGACACCGACTCCGCCGCCGCCGCGTACTTCGCTTCCGTCTGGGCTAACCTCCTGCGGCTGACGTTCTGGGACCAGCTCCCTGCTGACCACCGTCCCAGTGGTGGCAGCCGGTGGATCGAAGCGGTCCGCGGTCTCCTCGCGGATGAGGACAGCCCGTGGTGGGACGACCGAGCGACGCTGAACGTGGTGGAGCAGCGCGACGAGGTCCTGGGCGAGGCGCTCATCGATGCCCGGGTCCAGCTGACCGTCTCCCTGGGCAAGGACCCCCAGGACTGGCGCTGGGGCGGGGTCCACACCTTGACCCCCACCCACGAGGTGCTCGGAGGCGATGCCGCACCCGCGATCGTGGCCGACTACATGAACTTGCCTACTGCCGAACTCGGTGGCGGGCCATCGATCGTCAATGCCAACGGCTGGCGCGCCGACGCCTGGACCGAGGGCTACCCGGACTTTGCTGTGACCGCGGTTCCTTCGATGCGGATGGTGGTCGACATGGCGGATCTGGACGCCTCGACGTGGGTGAACCTCACCGGCAGCTCCGGGCATCGGGCGTCAGGTCACTACGGCGACCAGTACGAGGCCTGGGCAGCTGGGGAGACGTATCCCTGGCCCTTCAGCAGGAGCGCGGTCGAAGCGGCAGAACAGCAGCGGCTCACGCTGCGACCCTGA
- a CDS encoding SAF domain-containing protein has protein sequence MTTSPRLIGALWRFRFVLAALCLTAAGLLVMSEFRPAQPTGTVTVAARDLPAGTVLSAADLRSEPALDPPSAALPAEALIGATLVAGLPEGMPVAETLLVSPGLVDAAPAGTVVVPVTLADPQLMALVRVGDRLRLYQSASWQESTQLPDGTGSDHGTELVADDALVLARLDETGDANGLLDMTASESSGVVVVAIDPEAATVLSGASALAPVRAVVVPGDQP, from the coding sequence ATGACGACGTCCCCTCGCCTTATCGGAGCGCTGTGGCGCTTCCGCTTCGTGCTGGCTGCCCTCTGCCTGACCGCAGCCGGTCTACTCGTGATGTCGGAGTTCCGGCCCGCGCAGCCGACGGGCACGGTGACGGTCGCCGCCCGGGATCTTCCGGCCGGGACCGTGCTCTCCGCGGCCGACCTGCGATCCGAGCCCGCACTCGATCCGCCGTCGGCCGCGCTGCCGGCCGAGGCGCTCATCGGTGCCACACTGGTCGCAGGGCTACCGGAGGGCATGCCCGTGGCCGAGACCCTGCTGGTCTCCCCCGGCCTGGTGGATGCCGCCCCCGCAGGAACAGTGGTGGTGCCGGTGACCCTGGCCGATCCACAGCTGATGGCACTGGTGCGGGTCGGTGACAGGCTCCGGCTCTACCAGTCAGCCTCCTGGCAGGAGTCGACCCAACTCCCGGATGGCACGGGCAGCGATCACGGAACCGAGCTCGTCGCGGACGACGCTCTTGTCCTGGCTCGTCTGGACGAGACCGGCGACGCGAATGGACTGCTGGACATGACGGCTTCGGAGTCCTCTGGTGTCGTTGTAGTGGCCATCGATCCTGAGGCCGCTACTGTGCTGTCCGGTGCCAGCGCTCTCGCTCCGGTGCGAGCGGTCGTGGTACCGGGGGATCAGCCATAG
- a CDS encoding metal-dependent transcriptional regulator translates to MSDLIDTTEMYLKTVYELIEEGIVPLRARIAERLGHSGPTVSQTVARLERDGLMVVTGDRHLELTDEGMARATRVMRKHRLAERLLTDVIGLDWPHVHEEACRWEHVMSRQVEERLIALLDHPGFDPYGNPIPGLEEFGEARPEAELGTWLTDVPAGAEYVITRLGEPLQVDTEMLAELEKAGVGPGVQVSVERERGLVTLARNGSDVVLELGEDVAKHVFVRPV, encoded by the coding sequence GTGAGCGATCTGATCGACACCACGGAGATGTACCTGAAGACGGTTTACGAACTGATCGAAGAGGGCATCGTGCCGTTGCGAGCGCGTATCGCGGAGCGGCTAGGGCACTCGGGGCCGACGGTCTCCCAGACCGTGGCGCGGCTGGAGCGGGACGGTCTGATGGTCGTGACCGGCGACCGGCACCTGGAGCTCACCGATGAGGGCATGGCACGGGCGACGCGGGTGATGCGCAAGCACCGGCTCGCCGAACGGCTGCTGACCGACGTGATCGGGCTGGACTGGCCGCACGTGCACGAGGAGGCCTGCCGCTGGGAGCACGTGATGAGCCGGCAGGTGGAGGAGCGGCTGATCGCGTTGCTCGACCATCCCGGTTTCGACCCCTACGGCAACCCCATCCCGGGACTGGAAGAGTTCGGGGAGGCGCGCCCCGAGGCTGAGCTCGGCACCTGGCTGACCGATGTGCCGGCCGGCGCGGAGTACGTGATCACCCGGCTCGGGGAGCCGCTGCAGGTGGACACCGAGATGCTCGCCGAGCTGGAGAAGGCGGGCGTAGGGCCCGGTGTGCAGGTCTCGGTGGAGCGGGAGCGGGGGCTGGTGACCCTCGCGCGGAACGGTTCTGATGTGGTGCTCGAGCTCGGTGAGGACGTCGCCAAGCACGTCTTCGTCCGTCCGGTGTAA
- a CDS encoding SRPBCC family protein — translation MTCTTASRVLPGSATVVFDRLTTLPLHESLIPFTRITARPGPAQVGDTIVAVTGRRFRDVMLVTRADPPDGAPHPRPGVATLEKVGPVLLGSATIQVTPLGPRTCRVDWTEDVHLAGPLRLLHPLLAPALHLMTARALRLAEDAVGTRRR, via the coding sequence GTGACCTGCACCACTGCCTCCCGGGTACTCCCCGGGTCCGCGACCGTCGTCTTCGACCGCCTGACAACGCTCCCACTGCACGAGTCGCTGATCCCGTTCACCCGCATCACCGCCCGCCCCGGCCCGGCCCAGGTCGGTGACACGATCGTGGCCGTGACCGGCCGGAGGTTCCGAGACGTCATGCTGGTCACCCGGGCAGACCCTCCCGACGGCGCACCTCACCCCCGCCCAGGCGTGGCCACTCTCGAGAAAGTCGGGCCGGTGCTGCTGGGCTCGGCCACGATCCAGGTCACCCCGCTGGGTCCCCGAACGTGCCGTGTGGACTGGACCGAAGACGTTCACCTGGCTGGACCGCTGCGCCTGCTGCACCCGCTCCTGGCCCCCGCCCTGCACCTGATGACCGCTCGAGCGCTGCGGCTGGCCGAGGACGCCGTCGGAACGAGGAGACGATGA
- a CDS encoding universal stress protein yields MEHEQVVLVGVDGSAASLNALEWAVAQARRVGWRLHLVCAYALPTFAAASLDGGYATLDDTAIRDGAQAALDEAVARASGRGVDVTSSLETGDPAGVLVDLTKQVCLAVVGTRGNSGFAERILGTVSSALPAHAHCPTVVVPLHEDDGEPPLPIRRIVVGVDGSDSAKVALDRAIEQAEVWDAELTAVVGVPIGAGAGLLGWLPAAVDREVVLADVTEGLNVTVDRALEGRELTVRRHALDGSGAELLSEFSTAVDLVVVGTRGRGGFAGMLLGSTSQQVLHHSACPVLVVPTRIQDEGLPPIAMGWKRRH; encoded by the coding sequence ATGGAACACGAACAGGTCGTCCTCGTAGGTGTCGACGGCTCTGCTGCGAGCCTCAATGCCCTCGAATGGGCTGTGGCCCAGGCGCGACGAGTGGGTTGGCGGTTGCACCTGGTGTGTGCCTACGCTCTGCCGACCTTCGCGGCTGCGTCGCTGGACGGTGGCTACGCCACGCTTGACGACACCGCTATCCGCGATGGCGCCCAGGCTGCGCTCGACGAGGCTGTGGCGCGGGCGAGCGGGCGTGGTGTGGACGTCACGAGTTCCCTCGAGACTGGTGATCCGGCGGGTGTGCTCGTCGACCTCACCAAGCAGGTGTGCCTCGCTGTGGTCGGCACCCGCGGTAACAGCGGGTTCGCCGAGCGCATCCTCGGTACCGTCTCCTCGGCGTTGCCGGCACATGCCCACTGCCCCACCGTGGTGGTTCCGCTGCACGAGGACGACGGCGAGCCCCCGCTGCCGATCCGGCGCATCGTCGTCGGGGTGGATGGATCGGACTCGGCGAAGGTCGCCCTTGACCGGGCGATCGAGCAGGCCGAGGTGTGGGACGCAGAACTTACCGCGGTCGTCGGCGTGCCGATCGGCGCCGGCGCCGGACTGCTCGGCTGGCTCCCTGCCGCCGTCGACCGTGAGGTCGTGCTGGCCGACGTCACCGAGGGTCTGAACGTCACCGTGGACCGGGCGCTGGAGGGGCGCGAACTGACCGTCCGCCGGCACGCCCTCGACGGCTCCGGTGCGGAGTTGCTGTCGGAGTTCTCCACAGCCGTCGACCTGGTCGTGGTCGGCACCCGCGGGCGCGGTGGCTTCGCCGGCATGCTGCTCGGCTCGACGTCCCAGCAAGTGCTGCACCACTCTGCCTGCCCGGTGCTGGTGGTGCCCACGCGCATCCAGGACGAGGGATTGCCGCCGATTGCCATGGGATGGAAGCGGCGCCACTGA
- a CDS encoding UTP--glucose-1-phosphate uridylyltransferase, with amino-acid sequence MSAVTKAVVPVAGLGTRFVPATKAIPKVMLPVVDTPSIQYVVEEAAAAGLTDVVLVTGRGQSSVGDHFDSAPELERVLEAKGDQARLEAVRASSELAQVHLVRQGAPLGLGHAVLTAAAHVGDEPFAVQLGDDLIDARDPILPTMIAVQEALGGSVIALMEVEPSQIHLYGCAAVEPVPAGALTGDLASQSEDIVRVQHMVEKPDAADAPSNLAMIGRYVLHPEVFDVLRTTEPGRGGEIQLTDALAELAGRPGPGGGVHGVIFRGRRYDTGDRLDYLKAVVQLGADHQDLGEDFLNWLRGYVASR; translated from the coding sequence ATGAGCGCAGTGACAAAGGCAGTGGTTCCCGTGGCAGGCCTCGGCACCCGGTTCGTGCCGGCGACGAAGGCGATCCCGAAGGTCATGCTGCCGGTGGTCGATACGCCCTCGATCCAGTACGTGGTGGAGGAAGCCGCGGCCGCCGGACTCACCGATGTGGTGCTCGTGACCGGTCGCGGGCAGTCCTCGGTCGGTGACCACTTCGATTCGGCGCCCGAGCTGGAACGGGTGCTCGAAGCCAAGGGGGACCAGGCACGCCTGGAGGCCGTGCGGGCCTCCTCCGAGCTGGCACAGGTGCATCTCGTGCGCCAGGGCGCCCCGCTCGGGCTCGGCCACGCCGTGCTCACCGCCGCCGCGCATGTCGGCGACGAACCCTTCGCCGTCCAGCTCGGGGATGACCTCATCGACGCCCGCGACCCGATCCTGCCGACGATGATCGCCGTCCAGGAAGCCCTCGGCGGGTCGGTGATTGCGCTGATGGAGGTCGAGCCGAGCCAGATCCATCTGTACGGGTGCGCCGCCGTCGAGCCTGTTCCGGCCGGTGCCCTCACAGGCGACCTCGCCTCCCAGAGCGAGGACATCGTGCGTGTACAGCACATGGTCGAGAAGCCCGACGCTGCCGACGCCCCCTCCAACCTGGCGATGATCGGACGCTACGTCCTCCACCCCGAGGTCTTCGATGTGCTGCGCACCACTGAACCCGGCCGCGGCGGGGAGATCCAGCTCACCGACGCCCTCGCCGAGCTCGCCGGCCGGCCCGGACCCGGTGGCGGTGTGCACGGAGTGATCTTCCGCGGACGGCGCTACGACACCGGTGACCGGCTCGACTACCTCAAGGCTGTCGTCCAGCTGGGCGCCGACCACCAGGATCTGGGTGAGGACTTCCTGAACTGGTTGCGCGGGTACGTGGCATCGCGATGA
- the rocD gene encoding ornithine--oxo-acid transaminase, translated as MTTLAPNYHPLDIEIAHAEGAWVTDTAGIRYLDCLAGYSALNFGHRHPALVAAAHAQLDRLTLTSRAVRHELLEPFAQAVTSLTGTEMLLPMNTGAEAVETAIKAARKWGYDVRSVPSDSATIVVAEGAFHGRTTTIVSMSSDAEARTGFGPYTPGFRIVPYGDAGALAAAIDETTVAVLLEPVQGEAGVIVPPEGYLAAVRETCNAQDVLLILDEIQSGLGRTGAILTQDLAGIRADLTTLGKALGGGIVPVSAVVGRADVLRGLTPGTHGSTFGGNPLACAVGLAVAELLRSGLFQKRVAALAPVLAARADQLLRSGHVRAVRQIGLWLGVDVLARTGREVSERMAANGVIAKETHDHTIRLAPPLCVTEEELHLMMDALARAVAP; from the coding sequence ATGACCACCCTGGCACCCAACTATCACCCGCTGGACATCGAGATCGCCCACGCCGAGGGCGCGTGGGTGACCGACACTGCAGGTATCCGGTACCTGGACTGCCTGGCCGGCTACTCGGCCCTGAACTTCGGGCACCGCCATCCGGCCCTGGTCGCGGCTGCTCACGCACAGCTCGACCGCCTCACCCTCACCTCACGCGCGGTCAGACACGAGCTGCTGGAACCCTTCGCGCAGGCCGTGACCTCCCTGACCGGCACCGAGATGCTCCTGCCCATGAACACAGGCGCCGAGGCGGTGGAGACGGCGATCAAAGCGGCCCGCAAGTGGGGTTACGACGTGCGCAGCGTTCCGTCCGACTCCGCAACCATCGTCGTCGCAGAGGGCGCCTTCCACGGGCGCACCACCACGATCGTGTCGATGTCATCCGATGCGGAGGCGCGTACCGGGTTCGGTCCATACACCCCGGGCTTCCGAATCGTGCCGTACGGGGACGCCGGTGCCCTTGCCGCGGCGATCGACGAGACGACGGTCGCGGTACTGCTGGAGCCGGTGCAGGGCGAGGCAGGCGTGATCGTGCCCCCGGAGGGCTACCTGGCGGCGGTGCGAGAGACGTGCAACGCGCAGGACGTGCTGCTCATTCTCGACGAGATCCAGTCAGGGCTCGGCCGTACCGGAGCCATCCTCACCCAGGATCTCGCTGGGATCCGAGCCGATCTGACGACGCTGGGCAAGGCGCTCGGTGGCGGGATCGTCCCAGTATCGGCGGTGGTCGGGCGCGCCGACGTGCTCAGGGGGCTGACACCGGGCACGCACGGGTCGACCTTCGGGGGGAACCCGCTGGCGTGCGCCGTCGGTCTCGCCGTGGCGGAGTTGCTGCGTTCGGGGCTCTTCCAGAAGCGGGTGGCCGCGCTGGCGCCGGTGCTCGCGGCCCGCGCCGACCAGCTGCTGCGTTCCGGGCATGTGCGGGCGGTACGCCAGATCGGGCTGTGGCTCGGTGTGGACGTCCTCGCGCGCACCGGGCGGGAGGTCAGCGAACGGATGGCCGCGAACGGCGTGATCGCGAAGGAGACCCACGATCACACCATCCGGCTGGCACCACCGCTGTGCGTCACCGAGGAGGAGCTGCACCTGATGATGGATGCGCTCGCACGCGCGGTCGCGCCCTGA
- the mscL gene encoding large conductance mechanosensitive channel protein MscL, with product MLQGFKDFISRGSVVDLAVGVVIGAAFGAVVTALVENVLNPLIGGIFGQPNLDRIWVITMRTAEQTGTEPTEILIGAVLTALINFLLVAAAIYFVVVVPMNKLAERRARGEEPEPVAPAEDVALLTEIRDLLATKTS from the coding sequence ATGCTGCAGGGATTCAAGGACTTCATCTCACGCGGGAGCGTCGTCGACCTCGCCGTCGGCGTGGTCATCGGTGCCGCTTTCGGTGCCGTGGTCACGGCGCTCGTCGAGAACGTGCTCAACCCGCTCATTGGTGGGATCTTCGGTCAGCCGAACCTCGACCGCATCTGGGTCATCACCATGCGCACGGCGGAGCAGACCGGCACTGAACCGACCGAGATCCTGATCGGTGCCGTCCTGACGGCACTGATCAACTTCCTCCTGGTCGCCGCCGCCATCTACTTCGTCGTGGTGGTGCCGATGAACAAGCTCGCCGAGCGGCGCGCCCGCGGCGAGGAACCGGAACCGGTCGCCCCCGCCGAGGACGTCGCGCTCCTCACCGAGATCCGGGACCTGCTGGCGACGAAGACCTCCTGA